From Desulfovibrio desulfuricans:
CCTGCCCTGGCCCGCCAGCAAGAGTACTGCCGCCTATCCTGCCCGCGCTGCCGCCCGCCTGGCCCATGCCGTGCTTGGCAAGGCGGCTTTTCTTCAGCCGCGCTGCGCCGTGCTGCACCCGCCCCAAGGATCGCCGCAAGTGCAACGCCGCCTGCTGGCAGGTTTTGCGCATCACTGGAAAAACTGCTGCGATATTCAGTTGTTGCTGGAAAACGTTGCCCACAGTGATATTACCTGCCTTGGACAGGGATTTCTTCAGGATCACGGACTGGGCCTGTGTCTGGACGTAGGGCACCTCCTGGGCTATGGTCAAAAAAACCTGTTGGTTTCGACCCTGCCAGAGCAGGCGACCATGACGCACTGGAGCGCCCCCGGCGACGGCGACCGGCATCTGCCCCTCACGGCTTTTACGCCCG
This genomic window contains:
- the cbiR gene encoding cobamide remodeling phosphodiesterase CbiR, with the protein product MSRDSGDQTLQPDTPHLRPARFAGRLAAPSFVLPAGVAENARFLAGKVDEVGLCFFEAQSCLNYGPQDLPPDLETLPLRWHVHLPVDLPWPASKSTAAYPARAAARLAHAVLGKAAFLQPRCAVLHPPQGSPQVQRRLLAGFAHHWKNCCDIQLLLENVAHSDITCLGQGFLQDHGLGLCLDVGHLLGYGQKNLLVSTLPEQATMTHWSAPGDGDRHLPLTAFTPGQAQTAAVLMQRIPAAAVHMIEIFNWNRLAASLPVLEALAQPHSGR